One Methylosarcina fibrata AML-C10 DNA segment encodes these proteins:
- the tldD gene encoding metalloprotease TldD: MELINIARQAILAPAGIGDGDIETVMSRLLSSRLDAADIYFQSSHAESWLLESGIIKDGSHNIAQGAGVRAVAGDKTGFAYSDMIELPTLLEAANNVKAIVRQAQMARIGVRAPAIRPHYYEPLNPLKSLADQEKIDLLRRIDTETRKLDPRIEEVIVSLVGVHDTILVVNHDGSMAADVRPLVRLNVSVIVSENGKREQGSMGGGARSDYGFFLDQEKGLAYGREAVRQALVNLEAVAAPAGSMTVVLGPGWPGILLHEAIGHGLEGDFNRKGTSAFSGRVGQRVASDLCTVVDDGTLSGRRGSLSIDDEGTPTEKTVLIENGILKGYMQDKLNARLMGVKPTGNGRRESYAHAPMPRMTNTYMLPGAHDPEEIIRSVDKGLFAKNFGGGQVDITSGKFVFSASEAYLIENGRLTRPVKGATLIGNGPDVLTRVSMVGNDLELDSGVGTCGKEGQSVPVGVGQPTLKIDGLTVGGTRV, translated from the coding sequence ATGGAATTAATCAATATTGCAAGACAGGCGATACTGGCGCCTGCCGGAATCGGGGACGGCGACATCGAAACCGTGATGAGCCGCTTGCTCAGTTCAAGGCTCGATGCGGCGGACATCTATTTTCAGTCGAGCCATGCCGAGTCGTGGCTGCTGGAAAGCGGCATCATCAAGGACGGCAGCCATAACATCGCCCAGGGCGCCGGCGTCCGCGCCGTGGCGGGCGACAAGACCGGTTTTGCCTACAGCGACATGATCGAACTGCCTACCCTGCTGGAAGCGGCCAACAACGTCAAGGCCATCGTCAGGCAGGCCCAGATGGCCCGCATCGGGGTGAGGGCGCCGGCTATTCGGCCGCACTATTACGAGCCGTTGAATCCGCTGAAATCGCTGGCCGACCAGGAAAAAATCGATCTGCTGCGCCGGATCGACACGGAGACCCGGAAGCTGGACCCGCGGATCGAAGAAGTGATCGTCAGCCTGGTCGGGGTTCACGACACGATACTGGTGGTCAACCACGACGGCTCGATGGCCGCGGATGTACGACCTCTGGTGCGTTTGAACGTCAGCGTGATCGTTTCTGAAAACGGCAAACGGGAGCAGGGCAGCATGGGCGGCGGCGCCCGAAGTGATTACGGTTTTTTCCTCGATCAGGAGAAGGGCCTGGCCTACGGGCGTGAAGCCGTCCGCCAGGCGCTGGTCAATCTGGAGGCGGTGGCCGCGCCGGCCGGCAGCATGACGGTCGTGCTGGGGCCTGGCTGGCCCGGCATTCTGCTGCATGAAGCGATAGGGCACGGCCTCGAAGGCGACTTCAACCGCAAGGGCACTTCCGCGTTCAGCGGCCGGGTCGGGCAGCGGGTGGCTTCCGATTTATGCACCGTGGTCGACGACGGTACCTTGTCGGGGCGCCGGGGTTCGCTGAGCATCGACGACGAAGGCACGCCCACCGAAAAAACCGTCCTGATCGAGAACGGCATCCTGAAAGGCTACATGCAGGACAAGCTCAACGCCCGGCTGATGGGCGTCAAACCGACCGGCAACGGCCGGCGCGAATCCTACGCCCATGCGCCGATGCCAAGGATGACCAACACGTACATGCTGCCCGGCGCGCACGATCCGGAAGAAATCATCCGCTCGGTCGATAAAGGCTTGTTTGCAAAAAATTTCGGCGGCGGCCAGGTCGACATCACCTCCGGGAAATTCGTCTTTTCCGCCAGCGAGGCCTATCTGATCGAAAACGGCAGGCTCACTCGTCCGGTCAAGGGCGCGACCCTGATCGGCAACGGACCCGACGTCCTGACGCGGGTGTCGATGGTCGGCAACGATCTGGAACTCGACAGCGGCGTCGGCACTTGCGGCAAGGAAGGGCAGAGCGTTCCGGTCGGCGTCGGGCAGCCGACGTTGAAAATCGACGGCCTGACCGTGGGCGGAACCCGCGTCTAG
- a CDS encoding carbon-nitrogen hydrolase family protein has protein sequence MSRCAAIQMASSPNVSSNLLEAEKLIAEAANAGARLVALPENFALMGDHELDKIRIKEVDGTGPIQSFLSNVAKKYGVWVVGGTMPISGTDDNKVRAACLVYNDSGERVARYDKMHLFDVSVPGTNEVYRESDSIEPGTGPVVFDTPFGRVGLAVCYDLRFPEFFRALVAMGMKILVIPSAFTSETGAAHWEILLRARAVENLCYVIAPNQGGFHLNGRRTFGHSMIVDPWGVVLDCYKTGSGFVSAEIDFERLEKVRSAFPVLNHRLFFCE, from the coding sequence ATGAGTAGATGCGCTGCCATACAAATGGCGTCCAGTCCGAACGTCAGTTCCAACCTGTTGGAAGCGGAAAAGCTGATCGCCGAAGCGGCCAACGCCGGCGCCAGGCTGGTGGCTTTGCCGGAAAACTTCGCGCTGATGGGCGATCATGAACTGGATAAAATCAGGATCAAGGAAGTTGACGGCACCGGCCCGATTCAGAGTTTTTTGTCCAACGTGGCCAAAAAATACGGCGTGTGGGTCGTCGGCGGCACCATGCCGATCAGCGGCACCGACGACAACAAAGTCAGGGCGGCCTGCCTGGTTTACAACGACTCGGGCGAGCGGGTGGCGCGCTACGATAAGATGCATTTGTTCGACGTCAGCGTTCCCGGCACCAACGAAGTCTACCGAGAATCCGACTCGATCGAGCCCGGAACGGGACCGGTGGTGTTCGATACGCCTTTCGGCCGGGTGGGCCTGGCGGTCTGTTACGACTTGCGCTTTCCCGAATTTTTCCGGGCTCTGGTCGCGATGGGCATGAAAATTCTGGTGATACCGTCGGCGTTCACCTCGGAGACCGGCGCTGCGCATTGGGAAATATTGCTGCGCGCACGGGCCGTGGAAAACCTGTGTTACGTCATCGCGCCGAATCAGGGCGGTTTCCATCTCAACGGCCGCAGGACGTTCGGCCACAGCATGATCGTCGATCCTTGGGGCGTGGTGCTGGATTGCTATAAAACGGGCAGCGGTTTCGTTTCGGCGGAAATCGATTTCGAGCGGCTGGAAAAAGTGCGCTCGGCCTTTCCGGTGCTGAATCATCGTCTATTCTTTTGCGAATAA
- the bamC gene encoding outer membrane protein assembly factor BamC, with amino-acid sequence MRFYLKPVLVSLCLVSCGTVEDPHYRDTSRLELPPNLQPGRESIQQKTSDEEGVIRDNDGRKGLGSLVSMNTAEPPALKLEQPFDVAWNTLASAFRQSQLEIRDRDRDKGLYYVEFDPDDYVPEDASVWGRMGNLLADDYSKAVYVLTVTREDGKTAVTAAKAGSAEQGGLAGAMDEKEKPDGAERLLLFLYRKLRDGWTEKE; translated from the coding sequence ATGCGATTCTACTTAAAACCTGTGCTTGTCTCGTTGTGCCTGGTTTCCTGCGGAACCGTCGAAGATCCGCATTACCGGGACACCTCCAGACTGGAACTGCCTCCGAACTTACAACCCGGCCGGGAGTCTATTCAACAGAAAACTTCCGACGAAGAGGGCGTGATCAGGGACAACGACGGCCGGAAAGGACTGGGTTCCCTGGTATCCATGAACACTGCCGAGCCGCCGGCGCTGAAGCTTGAACAGCCTTTCGACGTTGCCTGGAACACCCTGGCGTCGGCCTTCCGGCAAAGCCAGCTTGAAATCCGGGATCGGGACCGCGATAAAGGGCTTTATTATGTCGAGTTCGATCCGGACGACTACGTTCCCGAGGATGCATCGGTGTGGGGCCGGATGGGAAATCTTCTGGCCGACGATTACAGCAAGGCGGTCTACGTGCTGACGGTAACCCGGGAAGACGGCAAAACGGCGGTTACCGCGGCCAAGGCCGGCAGCGCCGAACAGGGAGGCCTTGCAGGAGCCATGGATGAAAAGGAAAAGCCGGACGGCGCCGAACGGCTGTTGTTGTTCCTTTACCGGAAGCTGCGCGACGGCTGGACCGAGAAAGAGTGA